TCACCTGATAGATAACATTTCATAATGTCGTATGAGATGAGACCCACATAATAGATTACAACTGAAAGGAAAACACCACACGAACTGTGGTGGGccaataatattaataataaaggGACAATGAAATAATGCAGAATCGATGGGTCATCGATCACTTCATCTTCACCAACAAAATTCCAATAAATGAACACGTTTGGGTAACGCGTTTCTGGGAAAAAGTAACCGATCAACAACAGAacgaaatataaaacaaaataagactTCATTCcgcgtatttctttttctatttcgagTTGACCGGATATTATTGGCTGATTAATGAGCTCATCAGTAATAATCAAATACCTTTGgacaacttctttttcgaaCCACGGCACTTTATAAGCAAATTTCTTTGGGATTTTACCGGTGAGAAGTGAGTTTGCACACACAGTTGCAAAATATGACAtgggaatttcttttgcatttttgGCTTCTTCGTAATTGACGATTGGAATGGGTTGATCCGGATGAAGTTTCAGCCAGGCCATTTGGATGAGGTTGAAAGCAAAAGACACACAACTTTGGTGACTGTTGTAGAACGAAGCAGAATCGTCATCTTTGCTGCTCACTAACTCGGTCACGATCGAGTACTTGGTTTTTGCAAGCGATTTAACCGGTAAATCTTCTATTCGTTCGGCTTCTTCCGGCGTCAGCAATGCTGACAGTTGCTTATATTTCTGATACTTCTCCTCACCTTTTGCCAGTGTCACGTCTTCTGGATCGATTTCGTTGTAACGGAGAAATTCCTCAATCTCGGCATTCAGATCCTCGTTGGAGACTTTGGCTGCGTCGATTTCATGTTCGCAGTCGGGGTCACGGGGTTTGTTGTCTACGTCGCCTTCGTATTCCTTGTCAAGGTCTTGATGGAAGACGAGGCATCCCTTGTGCACTTCTATCGCGAATTCGATTCCATCAAAAATTGTCTTGCTGGTTAGCTTTCCATCCTTTTCTAAACAATTAGCCGGCCAAAAACTGACGTAGTACTCGTTGGTAGCGATGCCCACATGCCCTGCCTCGTTCTCTTTACGGGGCATCCAGATCACAATTTTCGGCATTTTGAAATCCTGGTGATGCGGTCAacctttgaaaataaaacaggatCAGTAAATCGttctcaattaaaaaaaaacattccaaaaaatgtgtattaaatatttgttaaaaGTCAAGCACCGATTCGACTATATATTTAACTTTGGATAAGAGTTTCACTCCATTCAGTTAAAGATGcgattgaaaaatgtgaaaaatctCAGTTGGACTGTAGGAACGACTTACCTAACAAGTAAGCAAAATTTAATGCCGAATTTGACTGAAGTTGATCCTTTTCATATGGGGTAGAGGGATAATACTTTAATTGGGTACCAATACCCGCAAATAGGCTTCTGCTTCTGGTTAATTCCCAGCTCAAGCGAGACTGCTAAGTAACTGCTGACAGCAACGAGCAACGCCAACGACTATAGTTTCCTTAACAGCCAAGTTCCTTCCTCACAGCTTCCATAGAAAAACTTGCTCCGCCCACTTGCGTCACGAACGATTCTAGAAAGAGTTTTGCAAACAATTAAAGCGACTACAACTATAGTGCCCTAAACTACTCATCGTAATATCATGACACATGCTGCACGCTTTTTTGCTTGGCTGAAAATATGGACGTGATATTTCTTCATGTCATCCTCTCCCAAATGGCACGGCAAATCTTTCATGGCAAATCAATGCTTGGCAGATGGTCTCTTGCGTTAAAATCAACTGGGTAATTTAGTCAAGTGTTTCCGAGAAAATGTCGACTGCCATAAAAAGTGAACGTTTTCGACCACTTATCTCAAAACTTTTGCCTGTTTCGATTGCCTGGAAAGTATATAGGAAACAATGTCGTGACAGTTTTACGACTTGTTGACACTGCGATGGCCTACACGATACGACGATCGAGCGAAACTAAACCTGGGCATCGAGTCAGCAACATGTTGGGATTGAGACAGACAGTAATAAAAAACGGGATTGAATGGCGTCTCGTCTGCACGGCGCCCATCGGGCAACACTTTAGTCTAAGAGCTGGGTGCGCCAACATTAAAAATGAGTTGTTTGGATAAGGCCATATTACCGGAGAGTATTGCAGTTGCCGAGtctgaacaacaacaaat
This region of Daphnia pulex isolate KAP4 chromosome 9, ASM2113471v1 genomic DNA includes:
- the LOC124201910 gene encoding uncharacterized protein LOC124201910; the protein is MPKIVIWMPRKENEAGHVGIATNEYYVSFWPANCLEKDGKLTSKTIFDGIEFAIEVHKGCLVFHQDLDKEYEGDVDNKPRDPDCEHEIDAAKVSNEDLNAEIEEFLRYNEIDPEDVTLAKGEEKYQKYKQLSALLTPEEAERIEDLPVKSLAKTKYSIVTELVSSKDDDSASFYNSHQSCVSFAFNLIQMAWLKLHPDQPIPIVNYEEAKNAKEIPMSYFATVCANSLLTGKIPKKFAYKVPWFEKEVVQRYLIITDELINQPIISGQLEIEKEIRGMKSYFVLYFVLLLIGYFFPETRYPNVFIYWNFVGEDEVIDDPSILHYFIVPLLLILLAHHSSCGVFLSVVIYYVGLISYDIMKCYLSGEFRGKLNRFLVEFTSVTRTHCEKFDEHLRVVLGRKPKSLFELLRLIIDFLRRAHTK